ACTACGTCAGCGACATGATGATTCGGTTCATTCGAACCGATGACATCCACCGAGTCCGACGCCCTAATGGACGTCCGGCAACCGAAGTGTTTCAAATGCTTCGCGAGGCCGAACAACGCATCGGCTTAGCGCGGCGCGAAGTCCACCGGCACATCGGCGACTTCACGCTGTTCTGGTCCGGCATGTATCCGGAAAGTTTGCGTCAGTCAAAGTCATCGGCCGTCGCAGACCAGTTCTTTGACTACTGCCAACAAGGCAAACGTGCCTATGCGATCGCAGCCGAAATCGATGCCGGCGAAGACCGACCATCGTCGGACGTCTTGATGGCACTGAGCGATCAATTCGAAATGTGCGCTTACGGGCTACGAGAAATCCGCCGCGAACTGGAAGAAGGCAACACCGGCGACGGAATTCTGTTGGCGTAGCTGATTGCAGACAGGCGTCGAATTGGCTGAGAGGGCTAGGCCTGCGGGGGTCTGGCCTGCGGCGGAAAACTGCTATCTTTGCGTGCATGAATACCAAACAAGCACGATTTGATTCCGTCTGCGAGAAAGCTCGTCAGGCGATGAAGTTGCAGACTGCCGCGGATACTTTGGAATGGGACGAACGCACCGGAATGCCATCCGGTGGCGGTGATTACCGTGCCGAACAAGTTTCCATGTTGCGAGGCATGGTTCACGAACTTCGCACCGACGCTCAGTACGGCGACGATCTTTGCCGTTTGATCGACGACGTTGCCGGCCAAGATCCCCATAGCGACGAGTCGGCGACGGTCCGCGAACTTCACCGTGATTGGGACCGCGATCGCAAGCTGCCCACGCCGCTGGTCCGCAAAACGTCGGAGGCGACGGTCAAGGGGCAACAAGTCTGGGACGCAGCACGCAAGTCCAACGATTTTGCCAAGTTCCGTCCGTCGCTCGAAAACATCATCAGCCTGAAACGCGAAGCCGGCGAGCGTTGGAGCGAAGGTAGTGACCGAACTCCCTACGAAGCGTTGCTGGACGAATACGAACCCGACGCGTCAGTCGAGCAACTGCAAAAAATCTTTGATGATGTTCGTGTTCCGCTTGTCAAACTGATCGCCGAAATCAAAGACGCTCCGGTGCAACCGAATGTCTCGATCCTAGAACAAGATTTCTGCGTCGACGCTCAGCGTAAGTTCAGTCACCGGATTTCCAAGCTGATTGGTTTCGATTTCGATCGCGGCCGACTGGACGAAACGTCGCACCCGTTTTGCACGACGTTAGGGCCGAAAGACATTCGCATTCTGACACGGTTCGAGACGAATTGGGTGCCCAGTGGGATCTTCGGAACTCTGCACGAAACCGGGCACGGTCTGTACGAACAAGGAATGCGATACGAATGGTTCGGATTGCCGCCGGGGTCATACGTATCGCTGGGCATGCATGAATCGCAGTCCCGGTTGTGGGAAAACCAGGTCGGACGAAGCCGTGCGTTTTGGAGCCACTTGTATGAAGAAACTCAGGCGACGTTTGCGCCGCAGTTAGACAACGTAACGCTTGACGAATTCCATTTTGCCGTCAACACGATTCGCCCCAGTTTGATCCGAGTGGAAGCGGACGAGGCGACGTACAACCTGCACATCATCATTCGATTCGATCTGGAACGGCAATTGATCGAAGGCACTTTATCCGTCGCCGACCTGCCGGCCGCCTGGAACTCGCGTTACCAGAGCGATCTTGGTATCACGCCGCCCAGCGATGCCGACGGCGTGCTGCAGGACGTCCACTGGAGTGCTGGGCTGATCGGGTATTTCCCAACTTACACTCTCGGCAACCTAGCCTCGGCTCAGCTTTATGACGCGGCTGCGGTCGAGCTTGGCGATCTGGAAGCGATGTTTGCACAGGGGAACTTCAAACCCCTGTTGGAATGGCTTGTCGAACATGTCCACCGCCATGGCCGCTGCTACAGCGGCAGCGAACTTATCCAAAAGGCGACCGGAAAGCCTCTGTCGGCGGACGCGTTGGTCGGCTACCTGCAAGGAAAACTGAGACCTCTGTACGGGTTATCCTGAACCTCAAAAACCCAACGTTCTGGTCCACCGGCGTGTAGAAAGACCCCCTTGTACTGAGTTACAATGAGGGCGAATTCAATATCATTTCAGGACCGCTATGACTGTTTCTAATTGCCCACGATGCGCTGAACCTATTCGTTTGCCCGTCGATCCCGAATTTAGTGGCAGTTTGATCGACGACGCCCAGGGCGAATGCCCGTGGTGCGGTGAGTCGTTCCCAATGTCTGAACTGGTTCGCAAACTGCCACCAATGTTGGTAGTCCGATCCGCCGATGGCCAGGCGATCACGCCGGCCTTGGCCGGTGCGGCAGTCGGATTGGCTGGCATTGGAACAGGCACGGCGGCTGGGATCGTAGGCAACGCAAGCGCAGCGGTTGGCGGCGAGCTGATGGACGACGACGACCTCAGCAATCTGACCGTCGTCGACGAACCGGGACTCAACGAAACGATCAACGATGACGATTTAGGTGTCGTTGATGCTGACGAAACAGTTTCTGATTTTGGCAGCGAAGCGGATGCGTCGTTTAGCCCCGACGACGACCTAGATTACAACCAAGACATCGAAAGCGACGAACACGCCGACGACGGCTACGACGACGTTCCCGTCGTCGACGAACAGCCGATTGAGTACCAACTTGACTCGGCCAACGAACATTCGATCAGCGCAGATTGGGATGCCGACCAAGACTCGCAGCCGATGCGAGTTTCGCCAACGCGTCGCAAGAAGAAAGGGGCTCCCTGGAAGACCGCTGTTGGCGTGATCGCGGGCGGAGCTCTGGCATTGCCGATCGCAGACGGCCTGCTAACCCTTGCCGGACGCGAATCCATCCTTGGCATCTGGCCGTCCAAGTCGACCACGGTATCGTCCAACAATGTTCGCGTTTCGCCGCCGATGGAATTATCGGACGACAACGACCCAACCAACAGCCAACCTGAACCGGCCGGACGTTCGCTGGACATGCCGTCGACCCAGTCGAGTTCCCTGCAGGATGCGTCGAGCGCAATTTCGGACTTGATGAACGCAGCAGAAGCGACCACCACTGAATCCGAAACGTCGTTCCCTGACCCGGCGGCCGAACCCGCCGTCGCTGACTACGGAAATGTCGAAGAACCGGAAACGCCTAGCGAAGATTCTCTAGCGATGCCGGCGATGGAAACTCCTTCGTTCGACGTGCCAGTGACAGAGGAACCAGTTGCCGCAGAACCTATTGCGGAAGAACCTACCGCCGAGACTGGATTCACCGCCCAACCGAGCATCGACACACCAGAAATTGACGTATCAGCAACCGACGCGTTCTCGATGCCGCCGGCTGATTCCGTCGCCGATGCTCCAGCGGCGACTGAGGCTCTGTCGGCATTTGCCCCCCCCGCCGAACCCATCGAGGAAACTGCAGATTCACCTGAATTGACTTCGGCCCTCGACGAAGCGAATCGCACGCTTGATGCGGTCTTAGCGATGGACGATTCTGATCCACTTCGCACCAAAGCCATGGCGGTTGCGTATCGCGAAATCTCGAAGGTCGGCGTCCTGGCCGATGCGAACAGCGATTCGGCAAAAGATTTGCTGACCCGAGTGAAACAGTCGCCGCTGCTGTCGAAGTACGAGAACGCATCGACGAAATGGTTCAGCTATCCGAATCGCGGCACCGAAGGAATCTTGGTGATCGGTAAAACGGAATCCACCGCAAGCGGACAAGGAATCCGAGTGGGCGACGAGCTTGTACTGGTCTCCCAAGGCGAACTGCCGTCGTCGGACCGAGTCATCGCGCTAGGCAAAATCAGTGGCGATGCAGCGAATACGACCGTCGAAGTCACCGTGGCCGAATCGCTCTAGTCACGAAACTTTCGCTTGAAGCAACCCGGCCAAGCGTCCCTTCTTCCTACGGCGTGACTAACCGCCGTCGCGGCCGGCATCACCCTATGCCGGGGCCGCGTCTTTGATTTGCCGACTTTCGTTGGCTTCTTGTCCGTTTGCTTGCGCGATCGTGATTGCGTCTCCATCGGATCGCCGAAAGTCTTGACGGTGTGTCGATTTCGCTACGGGTTGCTCAACGGCAATCGAAATCGCTTGACGCGGCGATTTCGACAGCCTACTGTACTACTTAACGCAGTACAGCAGGCAAGACATTCATGCTTCGAATTCAAATCACCACCGGTGCTAGCCAGCCGATTTACCGGCAGATCGTCGATCAAGTACGTCACGCCGTGGCGGCGGGGAAAGTTCGCGTCGGTGATGCGATGCCCAGCGTCCGAGCACTTGCGACCGACTTGGTCGTGAACCCCAACACGATCGCCAAGGCGTATTCGGCGTTGGTGCGTGATGGAGTGATCGAGAGCCAGCAGGGACGCGGTTACTTCATCGCCGAGCCCCGCCTGATCTACACGCACAAGGAACGCAAACGGCGGTTGGGCGAAGTGATGAACCCGTTTCTAGCCGAAGCCATATCGCTGGGTTTCGAACCTCAGCAGATCATCGATGAAGTCGAAAAGCGACTTCGTAAAACATTTTCCTCGCCCGAAGCCGCACCCAAACCGAAGGATTCCGCATCGTGATTGATCCTGTGATTCAAACGTCCCGTTTGTGCCGGTACTTCGGCAATCGTCCCATCGTGCGAGACTTGGACATGCAGATCCCGGCGGGGCAAGTGACCGCCATGCTGGGCCTGAACGGCGCCGGCAAGACAACGACGATCCGTATTCTGATGGGGTTGCTACGGCCGACCCGCGGGACCGCGACGGTATTGGGCGAAGACGCGTCACAAATGTCGCCCGCGACTCGCGGACGGATCGGCTACATGGTCGAAGGACACTTTCTGTTTCCCTCGTTAACCGTTGATCAATGCGCATCGCTTCAGCGTGCGGGCTATGCGAGTTGGGACGACAGTCTGTTTCGCCAAATCCTCTATCACTTTGGCATCCATCTAGGATCACGAGTCAGCGAACTTAGCCGCGGCCAGCGAGCGGGCGTGTCGCTTGCACTCGTGCTGGCCCCCGATCCGGAACTGTTGGTGCTAGACGATCCGGCACTGGGACTAGATCCGGTCAGCCGACGGTCGCTCAACGAAACGCTCGTCGAATTCGCCAGCAATGGACAGCGAACGGTGCTATTGAGCACTCACTTGTTGGACGACGTCGAACGCGTAGCCGACCGGGTGATGGTGTTGGTCGGCGGACGTTTGAAGGTGGATACGTCGATGGAAGACTTTGCCGCCGGTGTATCGGGCTTTGCCGTGAAGGCAAGTTCCATCGACCCCAACAAACTTGCTGCGATTCCGGGGCTGATCGAAGCTCGCCCGATCAGCGACGGGTTGCACCTGTCCGTTGCCAACTGCACAGACGAAACGCGGGCCGCGATCGATCGGCTGGCCGGTGGAACGTCCGAGCCTATCGAGCTGACCTTCGGCGACGGAGTGCTTGCGTATCTGGCTCGCGAGCGCGGCGAGTCTTCCTTCTTGAACCTTGACCGTACGGGAGCCGAGCGATGAATCGTTGGTTTTGCATAGCGTTGTTTGTCAAAGAACTGCGAGAGACGATTCGCTGGACGCCCGTCGGCATGATCATTGTCGGCTTGTTGTGCTGGATGTCGATCCCAACGCAAACTCACAACGCAACGGGGCTGGCAGCTTCTTTGATGCTGTTGACCAGCGTTGGCTTTGGCATCATTGCGATTGGTTTGGCGTGGTTGCAGACGCTGCCCGACATGCGGACTGACTCGCGAAGTTTTTTGTTGCATCGTCCCGTAACGCAAATGGCGATCTTCAACAGCAAACTGCTCGCCGGAGCCGTCAGCTATTTTCTCGCGGTGCTGCCCCCGTTGCTGATCACCGCGTTTCGGCTGGAACTGCTCGGGCCCGAAATATTGCCGGTTGCCTGGACCGACGTGTTGCCATCCATCGCAGCGGCCCCGGTCGCCTTCATCATGTATCCGGCCGCAATGTGGGCAGCCTACCGAACCGCACGCTGGATCGGGACTAAGACATTGCCGATGTTTTTCACTGCGTCAGTCGTATTTTCTTGTATCGCGATGCTTCGAGAGATCGACCAGCGCTGGGTTCCACTGGCTTTCGTGGTCATGCTGGCGATTGGGCTTGGCATCACGCTTCGTTCGGCTTGGTTGGCTTTTTCGGACGAAACTTATTTGCCACCGGAATCAACATCGCTGGTCCGCTGCATTGGGATCGCGATCGCCGCGACGGTGTTGGTGTCCGTGATCGCGGTGTTCGCGATTGAGTCTCGGCCTCGCGACATCGAAAGAAAACTGATCACCTATTCACTCGCATTCGATGAGTCCGGCACGGCCTGGGAGCTGAAGAAACACTATGCCGATAACAGCCAAATCGTCGGCGAGGAATCGAAGATCGAACGCCGGCGAGTGTCGGTGAATCAGGAACCTCCTGCTGCCTTCGAGCCTTTGCCCGAACAGTGGAAGCAAGCACGTTCAGTCACGCTGACGCCCTTCAATGAAGGATCTTGGATGAGCGCCTACACGTTGGTGGGCGACACGGTCAGCCACACTGAAA
The DNA window shown above is from Rubripirellula reticaptiva and carries:
- a CDS encoding GntR family transcriptional regulator; amino-acid sequence: MLRIQITTGASQPIYRQIVDQVRHAVAAGKVRVGDAMPSVRALATDLVVNPNTIAKAYSALVRDGVIESQQGRGYFIAEPRLIYTHKERKRRLGEVMNPFLAEAISLGFEPQQIIDEVEKRLRKTFSSPEAAPKPKDSAS
- a CDS encoding ABC transporter ATP-binding protein; translation: MIDPVIQTSRLCRYFGNRPIVRDLDMQIPAGQVTAMLGLNGAGKTTTIRILMGLLRPTRGTATVLGEDASQMSPATRGRIGYMVEGHFLFPSLTVDQCASLQRAGYASWDDSLFRQILYHFGIHLGSRVSELSRGQRAGVSLALVLAPDPELLVLDDPALGLDPVSRRSLNETLVEFASNGQRTVLLSTHLLDDVERVADRVMVLVGGRLKVDTSMEDFAAGVSGFAVKASSIDPNKLAAIPGLIEARPISDGLHLSVANCTDETRAAIDRLAGGTSEPIELTFGDGVLAYLARERGESSFLNLDRTGAER
- a CDS encoding carboxypeptidase M32 — protein: MNTKQARFDSVCEKARQAMKLQTAADTLEWDERTGMPSGGGDYRAEQVSMLRGMVHELRTDAQYGDDLCRLIDDVAGQDPHSDESATVRELHRDWDRDRKLPTPLVRKTSEATVKGQQVWDAARKSNDFAKFRPSLENIISLKREAGERWSEGSDRTPYEALLDEYEPDASVEQLQKIFDDVRVPLVKLIAEIKDAPVQPNVSILEQDFCVDAQRKFSHRISKLIGFDFDRGRLDETSHPFCTTLGPKDIRILTRFETNWVPSGIFGTLHETGHGLYEQGMRYEWFGLPPGSYVSLGMHESQSRLWENQVGRSRAFWSHLYEETQATFAPQLDNVTLDEFHFAVNTIRPSLIRVEADEATYNLHIIIRFDLERQLIEGTLSVADLPAAWNSRYQSDLGITPPSDADGVLQDVHWSAGLIGYFPTYTLGNLASAQLYDAAAVELGDLEAMFAQGNFKPLLEWLVEHVHRHGRCYSGSELIQKATGKPLSADALVGYLQGKLRPLYGLS